The Sulfurihydrogenibium sp. DNA window TGTTGTTTCTCCGTATAAAACAAAGCTTTTTACTTGTTTATCAGCCCTTCCTATAAACTCATCTTTTATTCCTGCATGCGCAACTACTACGTTATTATTAACAACTATGTAAAGTGGTAATGCCTCGTAATATGAAATTATTTTTTCTCTAAGCTCTTCTTGAAGGTTTTTGTTTAAGGCTAAAAATTCCGATACTGTTTTTTGCATTCCGTAGGATATGTTTACATTGTTTCCTTTTAGCCATCTGACAAATTTATTAAGATGATTACTTTTCACTTCATAGTATTCTTTTTGATAATAAAGCTCTATTGTATAAAGTAACGTTTTTAAATTGTAATCTCCCCTATCTATTGTATCTCCAACGGAAATGATAATTAAATCTTCCCCGTATTTTTCTTTCGCTACACCTATTAAGCTTTTAAACTCGTTATAACAGCCGTGTATATCTCCTACTACTATATATGGTTTTTTAAGTTGTAAATTTAAATAATATTCCATGCTTACAAATTAAGTCCTTCGTAAACTTTGTCTATATTGTATCTCATCATATTTAAGTAATCTCCTGTCTCACCCATAGAGTCAAGAAAAATTATTTTTACTCCTGATTGAGATATGACAATATTGGCAGTCTTTGGATTGAAAAACTGCTTTGACGTAAAAATTGCTTTTACATTATATTTTTTGATTTTTTGAATTACTTCTATCAGATGTTTTGGTGATGGCTCTCTTCCATGACCCATTTCTATCTCTGCAAGATAGATAAGATTAAATCTTTTTACAAAGTAAGGAAATTCATAGTGATAAGATACAAAGTATTTATTTTTAACTGATGAAAGCTTTGTTCTTCCATAGTTTAAAATTTCATTTACTTTTTTTTCAAATTCTAAATAGTTTGATTTATAAAATTGTGAATTTTGTTTATCTTTAGATGTCAAAAAATCCATAAC harbors:
- a CDS encoding metallophosphoesterase; translation: MEYYLNLQLKKPYIVVGDIHGCYNEFKSLIGVAKEKYGEDLIIISVGDTIDRGDYNLKTLLYTIELYYQKEYYEVKSNHLNKFVRWLKGNNVNISYGMQKTVSEFLALNKNLQEELREKIISYYEALPLYIVVNNNVVVAHAGIKDEFIGRADKQVKSFVLYGETTGKYTEKGFPERKDWTKDRKVDENSPKIVYGHVVFDEPYINNLCYGIDTGACLGNKLTAYNPEKDEFIFIKSEKVYFTFED
- a CDS encoding metal ABC transporter substrate-binding protein; its protein translation is MKKIILAVLLLFGFSFAEVKITTTIKPLADIAKEVGKDKVNVAYIIPSNVNFHTYEYKPMDIKKVYESDLFLFIGYGEPNISSLTKNLKKEKLMQITNLKGIFLLKEEDHDEIHPAVWLDPENAKVIAKAVMDFLTSKDKQNSQFYKSNYLEFEKKVNEILNYGRTKLSSVKNKYFVSYHYEFPYFVKRFNLIYLAEIEMGHGREPSPKHLIEVIQKIKKYNVKAIFTSKQFFNPKTANIVISQSGVKIIFLDSMGETGDYLNMMRYNIDKVYEGLNL